From a region of the Ictidomys tridecemlineatus isolate mIctTri1 unplaced genomic scaffold, mIctTri1.hap1 Scaffold_54, whole genome shotgun sequence genome:
- the LOC144373988 gene encoding uncharacterized protein LOC144373988 — MHPLALPGSPAQCAAAVCWARAPPTEPQPPQPPQPPPQLRPPPLASLRASRSRRPARPQPLKPDDELPEAPAVGQQLHRQPAQWLHDRPAAARAPAAPAATLGGGFGLVGDPGRLAGPERRPQPAPAPAPQPAPQPAAAPSVGSSFFSSLSQAVKQTAASAGLVDAPAPAPAPAAARKAKVLLVVDEPHTDWTVVIIPLPCLDHSGKNFDQIFVNLLES; from the exons ATgcaccc CCTCGCGCTGCCGGGCTCGCCCGCCCAGTGCGCCGCGGCTGTCTGCTGGGCTCGTGCGCCGCCGACCGAGCCTCAGCCGCCTCAGCCGCCTCAGCCGCCGCCTCAGCTTCGCCCTCCGCCCCTCGCCTCCCTCCGCGCCTCCCGGTCCCGCCGCCCCGCGCGCCCCCAGCCCCTCAAACCAGATGATGAACTTCCTGAGGCGCCGGCTGTCGGACAGCAGCTTCATCGCCAACCTGCCCAATGGCTACATGACCGACCTGCAGCGGCCCGAGCCCCAGCAGCCCCCGCCGCCACCCTCGGGGGCGGCTTCGGCCTCGTCGGCGACCCCGGCCGCCTCGCCGGGCCCGAGCGGAGGCCGCAGCCCGCCCCAGCGCCCGCGCCGCAGCCCGCGCCGCAGCCCGCGGCGGCGCCGTCGGTGGGCAGCAGCTTCTTCAGCTCGCTGTCCCAAGCCGTGAAGCAGACGGCCGCCTCGGCGGGCCTGGTGGACGCGCCCGCGCCCGCGCCCGCGCCCGCCGCCGCCAGGAAGGCCAAGGTGCTGCTGGTCGTCGACGAGCCGCACACCGACTG gaCAGTGGTGATTATCCCCTTACCATGCCTGGACCACAGTGGAAAAAATTTCGATCAAATTTTTGTGAATTTATTGGAGTCCTGA